Proteins encoded in a region of the Rutidosis leptorrhynchoides isolate AG116_Rl617_1_P2 chromosome 9, CSIRO_AGI_Rlap_v1, whole genome shotgun sequence genome:
- the LOC139867890 gene encoding uncharacterized protein, translating into MQFNFDVTNNEAEYEALLASLNIARKMNIVKLRAFTNSQLVSNQFSGTFEAHDPSMQKYLQLLKETAARFEHFELAQVPRSQNKKADALSKLAALTFSHFQKQVWVEELPSKSIDSDLMVASVIEEQLNWMEPILQYIRSNILPEDSREARLVRERAPMYIIQDDILYRKSYCGPMMRCVGPIDTEMIVEEVHNGPGNVKFLIVAIDYFTKWVEAKAVRTITGVQVLNFVWEYIVCWFGIPRELSVS; encoded by the exons ATGCAGTTTAATTTTGACgtgacaaacaatgaggcagagtatgaggcattgctCGCAAGCTTAAATATTGCGCGAAAgatgaatattgttaagttgcgtgcattCACGAATTCGCAGCTAGTATCAAATCAGTTTAGCGGAACTTTTGAAGCACATGATCCTTCTATGCAGAAGTACTTGCAGTTATTAAAGGAAACTGCAGCTCGTTTTGAACATTTTGAACTCGCGCAAGTTCCAAGAAGTCAAAACAAGAAAGCGGATGCTTTAAGCAAATTAGCCGCTTTAACTTTTTCGCATTTTCAAAAGCAAGTATGGGTTGAAGAATTGCCAAGTAAGTCGATAGATAGTGACTTGATGGTTGCATCTGTTATAGAAGAACAGCTAAACTGGATGGAGCCAATCCTACAATATATCCGTAGTAATATTCTGCCAGAGGATAGTCGCGAAGCTCGTTTAGTGCGAGAGCGAGCGCCAATGTATATCATTcaagatgatatcttatatcgcaaatcatacTGCGGACCAATGATGCGATGTGTTGGCCCAATTGACACAGAAATGATTGTTGAAGAAGtacataatg ggcCCGGCAATGTTAAATTTCTCATCGTTGCAATCGATTATtttaccaaatgggttgaagctaaggcagttcgcactattactggtgtgcaAGTGCTAAATTTTGTTTGGGAATACATTGTTTGCTGGTTTggtattccgcgagaattg TCTGTTTCATAA